In Chthoniobacterales bacterium, one DNA window encodes the following:
- a CDS encoding 30S ribosomal protein S1 produces the protein MIEMKDLIAKSMRDFREGSIVKGRILEIRNREVLVDIGYKSEGVIPSSEFDDVESLEVGEEVEVLLERLENDEGMVILSKAKAAYRQNWEKIVKVFHGDGLIKGKVRSVVKGGLIVNIGVEAFLPGSQIDIIPPKDLQQFVGNTYDFKIVKINDDRKNVVLSRRELIEAERSEQRAKFLGEVAIGSTVVGKVKNLTDFGAFIDLNGMDGLLHITDMTWSRLNHPSELLKVGQEIEVVVLDINKEKERVSLGLKQTQNNPWDKIEERFPTGARIKGKITNLVPYGAFVQIEEGVEGLIHVSELSWTKRIARPSDVLTIGQEVEAAVLGVNKDEQKISLGLRQLEPNPWDEIEQRYIIGKQVKGKVRNTTAYGAFVELEEGIDGMVHVSDLSWTRKINHPSEMLKKGDEIEAVVIDIDKTNQRISLGMKQLENDPWKEIDTRYKIGDLVKGKVTKLASFGAFVALDGDIDGLVHISQLSEDHVAKVKDVIKVGDEVEARVIKVDKAERRIGLSIKAANYSDEELKRESEAFDNMRPGEDMVGLEQAFAAAEEEYRPGDNKKK, from the coding sequence ATGATTGAAATGAAGGACCTGATCGCGAAATCCATGCGTGATTTCCGCGAAGGCAGTATTGTCAAAGGCCGCATCCTCGAGATTCGCAACCGCGAAGTGCTCGTCGATATTGGCTACAAATCCGAGGGCGTGATTCCCTCATCCGAGTTCGATGACGTTGAAAGTCTCGAAGTCGGCGAAGAAGTCGAAGTGCTCCTCGAGCGCCTCGAAAACGACGAAGGCATGGTTATCCTCTCGAAGGCCAAAGCCGCTTATCGTCAGAACTGGGAAAAAATCGTCAAAGTGTTTCACGGCGACGGTCTCATCAAAGGCAAAGTCCGCTCCGTCGTTAAAGGCGGCCTCATTGTTAATATCGGCGTCGAGGCGTTTCTACCCGGCTCCCAGATCGACATCATTCCTCCCAAGGATCTCCAGCAATTCGTGGGCAACACCTACGACTTCAAAATTGTCAAAATCAACGACGACCGCAAAAACGTCGTTCTTTCCCGTCGCGAACTCATCGAGGCCGAACGCAGCGAACAGCGCGCGAAATTCCTCGGCGAAGTCGCCATCGGCTCCACCGTCGTGGGCAAGGTCAAGAACCTCACCGACTTCGGCGCGTTCATCGACCTCAACGGCATGGACGGCCTCCTGCACATCACCGATATGACTTGGAGCCGCCTTAACCATCCTTCCGAACTTCTCAAAGTCGGCCAGGAAATCGAAGTCGTCGTTCTCGACATCAACAAGGAAAAAGAGCGCGTCTCGCTCGGTCTCAAGCAGACCCAAAACAATCCTTGGGACAAAATCGAAGAGCGTTTCCCCACCGGGGCTCGCATCAAGGGAAAAATCACCAACCTCGTTCCTTACGGCGCATTCGTGCAGATCGAAGAGGGCGTCGAAGGCCTCATCCACGTCTCCGAACTCTCCTGGACCAAACGCATTGCCCGTCCATCCGACGTGCTTACGATCGGACAGGAAGTCGAAGCCGCCGTTCTCGGCGTCAACAAAGACGAGCAGAAAATCTCGCTCGGCCTGCGTCAGCTCGAGCCAAATCCATGGGACGAGATCGAACAGCGCTACATCATTGGCAAGCAAGTCAAAGGCAAGGTCCGCAACACCACCGCTTATGGCGCGTTTGTGGAGCTTGAAGAAGGCATCGACGGCATGGTTCACGTGTCCGATCTCAGTTGGACTCGCAAGATCAATCACCCAAGCGAAATGCTGAAAAAGGGCGACGAAATCGAAGCCGTCGTCATCGACATCGACAAAACCAACCAGCGCATCAGTCTCGGCATGAAGCAACTGGAGAACGATCCTTGGAAGGAAATCGACACCCGTTACAAGATCGGCGATCTCGTCAAAGGCAAAGTCACCAAACTCGCCAGCTTCGGAGCCTTCGTGGCTCTCGATGGCGACATCGACGGCCTCGTCCACATCTCGCAACTTAGCGAAGACCACGTGGCCAAGGTCAAGGACGTCATCAAAGTGGGCGACGAAGTCGAAGCCCGCGTCATCAAGGTGGACAAAGCCGAGCGCCGCATCGGTCTCTCGATCAAGGCTGCCAACTACAGCGACGAAGAGCTCAAGCGCGAGAGCGAAGCCTTCGACAACATGCGTCCCGGCGAAGACATGGTCGGCCTCGAACAAGCCTTCGCGGCTGCCGAGGAAGAGTATCGTCCCGGCGACAACAAGAAAAAATAG
- the rpmF gene encoding 50S ribosomal protein L32 gives MGVPKRKTSKMRLRTRRAANRWHAPQFGKCGQCGSRKPSHIACASCGYYNGRQVLTIEG, from the coding sequence ATGGGAGTTCCAAAACGTAAAACCTCGAAAATGCGCTTGCGCACCCGCCGTGCGGCCAACCGCTGGCATGCCCCTCAATTCGGCAAATGCGGCCAGTGCGGCAGCCGGAAGCCATCCCACATTGCCTGCGCCTCCTGCGGCTACTACAACGGCCGCCAAGTCCTCACCATCGAGGGCTGA
- a CDS encoding TatD family hydrolase, producing MLIDTHAHLDYPDFAPDFLEILARAAESGVTRMVSIATGLESSRAVIGLAEMHPQIFPVIGMHPNAVDEEPDDFQSSLREMAASHRIAAIGETGLDYYRNETDKQKVRQAVFFRQQLELAAEFHLNVVIHQRAAWDDTVAILAEYGSQIRAVFHCFGEDLDRLRQVIDMGHLVSFTGIATFKNGENMRTAARALQPGQFMVETDCPYLAPVPFRGKRCEPAHTRLVAETLAAARGETLETFAKHTTVTAESFFQL from the coding sequence ATGCTGATCGACACTCATGCGCATCTGGATTACCCGGATTTTGCGCCGGATTTTTTGGAGATTCTGGCACGCGCGGCGGAGTCGGGTGTGACTCGGATGGTGAGCATTGCGACCGGACTCGAGAGCAGCCGGGCGGTGATCGGGCTGGCGGAAATGCACCCGCAAATTTTTCCGGTCATCGGGATGCATCCGAATGCGGTCGATGAGGAGCCGGATGATTTTCAGTCGAGTTTGAGGGAAATGGCGGCCAGCCATCGCATCGCGGCTATTGGGGAAACCGGATTGGATTATTATCGCAACGAGACGGACAAACAGAAGGTGCGGCAGGCAGTTTTCTTCCGTCAGCAACTGGAGCTGGCGGCGGAGTTTCATTTGAATGTGGTCATTCACCAGCGCGCGGCTTGGGACGATACCGTGGCCATTCTCGCGGAATATGGCAGCCAGATTCGGGCGGTTTTTCACTGTTTTGGCGAGGACCTGGATCGGCTCCGGCAGGTGATCGACATGGGGCATCTCGTTTCCTTTACCGGCATCGCGACGTTTAAGAATGGCGAAAACATGCGCACCGCTGCACGGGCGTTGCAGCCGGGTCAATTCATGGTCGAGACCGACTGTCCGTATCTGGCCCCGGTCCCGTTTCGCGGAAAGCGCTGCGAACCGGCTCACACCCGGCTCGTCGCAGAAACTCTCGCTGCCGCGCGCGGTGAGACGCTCGAAACATTTGCCAAACACACCACGGTCACGGCAGAATCTTTCTTCCAATTATGA
- the fabD gene encoding ACP S-malonyltransferase — protein MNTSTKRIALLFSGQGAQAVGMGQDLAAAFPIVQALFNEADERLAFPLSQIAFTGPAEELTRTSVCQPALYVHGIACLSALLQRVPDLTFVATAGLSLGEFTAHCAAGTFDFPTGLELVAQRSRFMEEACNSTNGGMAAMIGGEENDVRSLAAQTDVDVANLNCPGQIVLSGEASKIALAVSMAKEAGVRRATTLNVAGAFHSRLMEPAYQKLSTALAATTMNVPSVPVVCNVDAAAVTEPGRIRETLAEQVTGSVRWTESITYLLDELKVDLFLELGPGAVIAGLVNRIRKDTPVISISDVASLEKAVAALTA, from the coding sequence ATGAATACCTCCACCAAACGCATTGCCCTCCTTTTTTCCGGTCAAGGCGCCCAGGCCGTCGGCATGGGCCAGGACCTCGCCGCCGCCTTTCCCATTGTCCAGGCACTCTTCAATGAGGCGGATGAACGGCTCGCTTTTCCGTTGAGTCAGATCGCTTTCACCGGTCCGGCGGAGGAATTGACCCGCACCTCGGTCTGTCAGCCCGCGCTTTACGTTCATGGGATCGCTTGTCTGAGCGCACTGCTGCAGCGGGTGCCGGACCTGACTTTTGTCGCGACAGCGGGGTTGTCGCTTGGGGAATTTACAGCGCATTGCGCGGCGGGGACGTTTGATTTTCCGACTGGACTGGAACTCGTGGCCCAGCGCAGCCGTTTCATGGAGGAAGCCTGCAACAGCACGAACGGCGGCATGGCGGCGATGATCGGCGGTGAGGAAAACGATGTGCGCTCGCTCGCCGCGCAGACCGATGTGGATGTGGCAAATTTGAATTGTCCGGGTCAGATCGTGCTCTCGGGCGAGGCGTCGAAGATCGCGCTGGCGGTGTCGATGGCCAAGGAAGCGGGCGTGCGCCGGGCGACGACGCTGAATGTGGCGGGCGCGTTTCACTCGCGGCTGATGGAGCCGGCGTATCAGAAATTGTCCACCGCGCTGGCGGCGACGACGATGAATGTGCCCTCGGTGCCGGTGGTCTGCAATGTGGACGCGGCGGCGGTGACGGAGCCAGGGCGCATTCGCGAAACGCTGGCTGAGCAAGTCACCGGCAGCGTGCGCTGGACGGAGTCGATCACCTACCTGCTGGACGAGTTGAAGGTCGATCTGTTTCTCGAACTCGGTCCCGGCGCGGTGATCGCCGGTTTGGTCAACCGTATCCGCAAGGACACGCCGGTGATTTCAATTTCCGACGTGGCCTCGCTGGAGAAAGCGGTCGCAGCGCTGACGGCTTAA
- a CDS encoding sigma-70 family RNA polymerase sigma factor has protein sequence MRLESGRNFPADAQFQMGMTCALPRIGTSLSLVSSPALPDIENERDLALMRLIASGDESAMRELIERHQNRVYGTIVRMLGSEREAEDLAQQVFVRVWKSSGRYQPSAKFTTWLYTIVRNLVFNESRRRTRADLQDSVDDEMRDDQQKTPSAELLDAEKMSAIQSAIDALPEQQRMAIILRRYEEMPYEEMAIVLKQTVPGVKSLLFRARTALRESLAKYLE, from the coding sequence GTGCGACTCGAATCTGGACGCAACTTTCCCGCCGACGCGCAGTTCCAAATGGGAATGACTTGTGCCCTGCCGAGGATCGGAACATCGTTGTCGCTGGTGAGTTCCCCTGCCCTGCCCGACATCGAAAATGAGCGCGATCTGGCTCTCATGCGCCTGATCGCGTCGGGTGATGAGTCGGCAATGCGGGAACTAATTGAGCGTCATCAAAATCGCGTTTATGGGACGATTGTGCGGATGCTTGGCTCGGAGCGCGAGGCGGAGGATTTGGCACAACAAGTCTTTGTCCGCGTCTGGAAATCATCAGGTCGCTACCAGCCGAGTGCGAAATTTACCACGTGGCTCTACACCATTGTGCGGAATCTGGTTTTCAATGAATCACGCCGTCGGACCCGGGCGGATTTGCAGGATTCGGTGGACGACGAAATGCGCGACGACCAGCAAAAAACTCCCTCCGCCGAGTTGCTCGACGCGGAGAAAATGTCGGCGATTCAGTCGGCCATCGACGCTTTACCCGAGCAGCAGCGCATGGCGATCATCCTGCGACGCTATGAGGAAATGCCCTACGAAGAAATGGCCATCGTGCTAAAACAGACCGTGCCCGGCGTGAAAAGTCTGCTCTTCCGCGCGCGCACCGCGCTACGCGAATCGCTGGCAAAATATCTGGAGTAG
- a CDS encoding beta-ketoacyl-ACP synthase III: MKLRPIQPRRPVSIVGTGSYVPEKILTNAELEKLVETSDEWIVSRTGIKERRIAADGEQTSDMCVSAAQRAMEQAGVTAEEIDMIIVATVTPDTFFPATACWVQKKLGAKNAACFDLSAACSGFLYGIEVAQQFICNHTYETILVIGADKLSSCVDWTDRNTCVLFGDGAGAAILQSREGTHGILSTDMGSDGNYSDILIMPGGGSACPVTPENFDAHLNTIKMNGKETYKQAVTAMLRAATTALDEAGITTDQIACVIPHQANIRIIEAIADRMKLPMDRFFVNLDKYGNTSAAAVAIALDEANRSGRMKEGDYVLLVVFGGGLTWASSVIQW; this comes from the coding sequence ATGAAGCTGCGTCCCATTCAGCCCCGTAGGCCCGTCTCCATCGTCGGAACCGGCAGTTATGTTCCCGAGAAAATCCTGACCAACGCCGAGCTCGAAAAACTCGTCGAGACCTCCGACGAATGGATCGTCAGCCGCACCGGCATCAAGGAACGCCGCATCGCCGCCGACGGCGAACAGACCAGCGACATGTGCGTTTCCGCAGCCCAGCGCGCGATGGAACAGGCCGGGGTCACCGCTGAAGAGATCGACATGATCATCGTGGCCACGGTCACGCCCGACACGTTTTTCCCCGCCACCGCCTGCTGGGTGCAAAAGAAACTCGGCGCAAAAAATGCCGCCTGCTTCGACCTTTCCGCCGCCTGCTCCGGCTTCCTCTACGGTATTGAAGTCGCCCAGCAATTCATCTGCAACCACACCTACGAGACCATCCTCGTCATCGGTGCGGACAAACTGAGCAGTTGCGTCGATTGGACCGACCGCAACACCTGCGTGCTCTTCGGCGACGGCGCGGGCGCAGCCATTTTGCAATCCCGCGAGGGCACCCACGGCATCCTCAGCACCGACATGGGCAGCGACGGCAACTACTCCGACATCCTCATCATGCCCGGCGGTGGCTCGGCCTGTCCCGTCACGCCCGAGAACTTCGACGCGCATCTGAACACCATCAAGATGAACGGCAAGGAGACCTACAAACAAGCCGTCACCGCCATGCTCCGCGCCGCCACCACCGCGCTCGACGAGGCCGGCATCACCACCGACCAGATCGCCTGCGTCATCCCGCATCAGGCCAACATTCGCATCATCGAGGCCATCGCCGACCGAATGAAACTCCCCATGGACCGCTTCTTCGTAAACCTCGACAAATACGGCAACACCTCCGCAGCCGCCGTCGCCATCGCGCTAGACGAGGCCAACCGCTCCGGCCGCATGAAAGAAGGCGACTACGTCCTGTTAGTCGTCTTCGGCGGCGGCCTCACCTGGGCCAGCTCGGTCATTCAATGGTGA
- a CDS encoding OsmC family protein, which translates to MKQKASAIWQGSLKEGTGTISTASGALVGKPYSFKARFEAENGEAGTNPEELIGAAHASCFSMAFSMILGGAGFTPEKIETTATITLEQKDGGFAVTASHLDLTATVPGIDDAKFQECAGQAKAGCPISKLLNATITLNAKLA; encoded by the coding sequence ATGAAACAAAAAGCATCCGCCATCTGGCAGGGCAGCCTCAAGGAAGGCACCGGCACCATCTCCACCGCATCCGGCGCACTCGTCGGCAAACCATATTCCTTCAAAGCCCGCTTCGAGGCCGAAAACGGCGAGGCAGGCACCAATCCCGAGGAACTCATCGGCGCCGCTCATGCGAGTTGCTTCTCGATGGCATTCTCCATGATTTTGGGCGGAGCGGGATTCACTCCTGAAAAAATCGAAACCACCGCCACCATCACACTGGAGCAAAAGGACGGCGGCTTTGCCGTGACCGCGAGCCATCTTGATCTGACTGCCACCGTTCCCGGAATCGACGACGCGAAATTTCAGGAATGCGCGGGCCAAGCCAAAGCCGGCTGCCCGATTTCAAAATTGCTCAACGCGACCATCACGCTCAACGCGAAACTGGCTTAA
- the coaD gene encoding pantetheine-phosphate adenylyltransferase yields MRKAIYPGSFDPMTFGHLDVLERAAHLFDEIIVAAAFNRSKGPLFSMEERVELIRECTSHLGNVRVVRFDGLLVDLVREEKAVAVVRGLRAVSDFEFEFQMALMNRKLEASFETIFLTPKEDYTYISSRIVKEVARLGGDVSHFVPKVVLQALTRKFAVSSIG; encoded by the coding sequence GTGCGCAAAGCGATTTACCCCGGGAGTTTCGATCCAATGACGTTTGGTCACCTGGATGTGCTGGAGCGCGCGGCGCATCTTTTCGATGAAATTATCGTAGCGGCGGCTTTCAATCGCTCGAAAGGCCCGCTTTTTTCGATGGAGGAACGGGTGGAACTCATCCGCGAATGCACGAGCCATCTCGGAAACGTGCGTGTGGTGCGTTTCGACGGGTTGCTGGTCGATCTGGTGCGCGAGGAAAAAGCGGTGGCCGTCGTTCGCGGACTCCGCGCGGTGTCGGATTTTGAATTCGAGTTCCAAATGGCTCTGATGAATCGCAAGCTGGAGGCCTCGTTCGAGACGATTTTCCTGACTCCGAAAGAGGATTACACCTACATAAGCTCGCGAATCGTGAAGGAAGTGGCCCGGCTCGGCGGCGATGTCTCGCATTTCGTGCCCAAAGTCGTCCTACAGGCGCTGACCCGGAAATTTGCCGTCAGCTCCATCGGATAA
- a CDS encoding DUF177 domain-containing protein, with protein sequence MKVHLNQIPPEGLHLEGDEDRDILELNAEDLIKPVSPVHYSIDVGLSEGGLFATGQLSVGLEMECVRCLQKFERTFHFDEFATQMELTGPEMIDLTPAMREDILLALPTHPHCDWDGQTICPGVRLTSVEINLTDEPITSNAPKAWDALDQLQIRPRS encoded by the coding sequence ATGAAAGTCCATCTCAACCAAATACCGCCGGAGGGTCTCCATCTCGAAGGGGATGAGGATCGTGATATTTTAGAGCTGAACGCCGAGGATTTGATCAAACCGGTCTCGCCGGTGCATTACTCGATTGACGTCGGATTGTCGGAAGGCGGGCTCTTTGCCACGGGCCAGCTTTCCGTGGGATTGGAAATGGAATGTGTGCGCTGCTTGCAGAAGTTTGAGCGGACATTTCACTTTGATGAATTTGCCACGCAAATGGAACTCACCGGACCCGAAATGATCGACTTGACGCCCGCCATGAGGGAGGACATATTGCTGGCCCTTCCGACCCACCCGCATTGCGATTGGGATGGCCAGACGATTTGCCCCGGCGTTCGTCTGACTTCGGTAGAAATCAATTTAACCGACGAACCAATTACGTCCAACGCTCCCAAGGCGTGGGACGCTTTAGACCAATTACAGATTAGACCAAGGAGTTAA
- a CDS encoding crosslink repair DNA glycosylase YcaQ family protein, with the protein MPALHLSPADARRFQRHAVLLDAPAADLESVLTHHGFIQIDPINVCGRMHDLILRNRVADYREGDLMRHLHGTQPLPAEERTAFEHHLPHSNNLAALPVSAWPFLQSAMRQRTEYESAWSGKLDERQTELAPQILAELAARGPFASDSIANKERDAHGWGTHATLAKTTLHKLFFHGRILISRRENQRRLYDLPERVLPAAILARPEPSPTETARWITLLKLRQWRLTPLLRAEIPLVADDIQEIAVDGCPPLFCLKSDLPLLDLAADPSSIPLLLAPLDPLIYHRRVTRSLWDFDYTWEVYVPPEKRVRGYYALPVLAGLELVGHIDPKADRKAKKLAIIHRSLRRGYSAAPAVRELARFLGLK; encoded by the coding sequence GTGCCTGCGCTTCACCTTTCTCCAGCCGACGCCCGGCGATTTCAGCGGCACGCCGTGCTTCTCGACGCCCCGGCTGCGGACTTGGAGAGTGTTCTCACTCACCACGGCTTCATCCAGATCGACCCGATCAATGTCTGCGGGCGAATGCACGATCTCATTTTGCGAAACCGCGTCGCCGATTACCGCGAGGGCGACCTCATGCGCCACTTGCACGGCACCCAGCCGCTGCCTGCCGAGGAGCGCACCGCCTTTGAGCATCATCTGCCGCACAGCAACAACCTCGCCGCACTGCCCGTTTCCGCGTGGCCGTTTCTGCAATCCGCCATGCGCCAGCGCACCGAATACGAGAGTGCCTGGTCGGGAAAATTGGACGAGCGCCAGACGGAGCTCGCGCCGCAGATTCTGGCCGAACTCGCCGCGCGCGGGCCATTTGCCTCAGACTCGATTGCAAACAAGGAACGCGACGCGCACGGCTGGGGAACTCACGCCACACTCGCCAAAACCACGCTGCACAAACTCTTCTTTCACGGTCGTATCCTCATCTCTCGACGGGAAAATCAGCGGCGACTCTACGACCTCCCCGAGCGCGTGCTGCCCGCTGCCATCCTCGCCCGACCCGAGCCGTCGCCGACGGAAACGGCCCGTTGGATCACTTTGCTCAAGCTCCGTCAATGGCGTCTGACTCCGCTCTTGCGGGCCGAGATTCCACTGGTTGCAGACGATATTCAGGAAATCGCCGTGGACGGATGCCCACCGCTCTTTTGCCTGAAAAGCGACCTCCCGCTGCTCGACCTCGCCGCTGATCCGAGTTCCATTCCACTCTTGCTCGCGCCGCTCGATCCGCTCATCTACCACCGGCGCGTCACCCGCAGCCTGTGGGACTTCGACTACACTTGGGAAGTCTATGTGCCTCCGGAGAAACGCGTCCGCGGCTACTACGCGCTGCCCGTGCTCGCAGGGCTGGAGCTGGTCGGCCACATCGATCCGAAAGCCGACCGGAAAGCAAAAAAACTGGCCATTATCCACCGTTCCTTGCGCCGGGGTTACTCCGCCGCTCCCGCCGTCCGCGAGCTCGCCCGTTTTCTCGGATTGAAATAA
- the plsX gene encoding phosphate acyltransferase PlsX, whose product MKVALDAMGGDFAPKNEIAGAIQALQEFPEIEKLYLVGDESAIRLELESQKFSDPRIEFLHTTEVVLMTDAALDAVRKKKDSSLARAMELVKSGHADAFVSAGHTGAVVTAAQIKLRTLPGVDRPGIATVMPTETNLFLIIDAGANPDPKAMHLLQYGIMGSVYSKHVLGYENPSVGLMSIGGEDTKGTGFTKEVFPLLKQSGLNFRGNVEGHDLFEDPVEVVVCDGFVGNVVLKTCESIAVAIMSWLKHELVKSPIRMAGAYLAKGAFRALKKRIDPDEYGGSPLLGVNGIVIIAHGSSSPRAMKNAIRVAVESVSHKVNPHIVEQIAAYDARFATPHEAASHSAP is encoded by the coding sequence ATGAAGGTTGCCCTCGACGCAATGGGCGGCGACTTTGCCCCAAAAAATGAAATCGCTGGAGCCATTCAGGCGCTTCAGGAGTTTCCTGAAATTGAAAAACTCTATCTGGTCGGCGATGAATCCGCCATTCGACTGGAACTCGAATCACAAAAATTCTCCGATCCGCGCATCGAGTTTTTGCACACCACGGAAGTCGTCCTGATGACCGATGCCGCGCTCGACGCGGTGCGGAAAAAGAAAGATTCCTCCTTAGCGAGAGCAATGGAACTCGTGAAATCCGGCCACGCCGACGCCTTCGTCTCGGCGGGTCACACCGGGGCGGTCGTCACCGCCGCACAGATCAAACTCCGCACATTGCCCGGCGTGGATCGTCCCGGTATCGCCACCGTCATGCCGACGGAGACCAACCTTTTTCTCATCATAGACGCCGGGGCGAATCCCGATCCCAAGGCGATGCATTTGCTCCAATACGGCATCATGGGCTCGGTTTATTCCAAGCACGTTCTCGGCTACGAAAACCCGTCCGTCGGCCTGATGTCGATCGGCGGCGAAGATACGAAAGGCACTGGATTCACCAAGGAAGTTTTCCCGTTGTTGAAGCAGTCGGGCCTCAATTTCCGGGGCAATGTCGAGGGCCACGATCTCTTTGAAGACCCCGTCGAAGTCGTCGTCTGCGACGGCTTTGTCGGCAATGTCGTCCTGAAAACTTGCGAATCCATCGCTGTCGCCATCATGTCGTGGCTCAAGCACGAACTCGTGAAAAGCCCCATTCGCATGGCCGGCGCTTATCTGGCGAAAGGAGCCTTCCGCGCCCTGAAAAAACGCATCGACCCCGACGAATACGGCGGCAGTCCGCTCCTCGGCGTCAATGGCATCGTCATCATCGCCCATGGATCGAGCAGCCCGCGTGCGATGAAAAATGCGATTCGAGTTGCAGTGGAATCTGTTTCCCACAAAGTAAATCCGCACATTGTCGAGCAGATCGCCGCTTACGATGCGCGTTTCGCCACACCTCATGAAGCTGCGTCCCATTCAGCCCCGTAG